Proteins found in one Acidobacteriota bacterium genomic segment:
- a CDS encoding coproporphyrinogen III oxidase family protein, whose product MSTATETEVGSYFVANYPPFSVWTDGAVADAALPALASPSADVPLGLYLHIPFCRKRCHFCYFRVYTNKNAGEVQAYLDVLGREWELYAEQPAIAGRPLDFVYFGGGTPSFLSVRQLTGLVERLSAVTPWSDANEITFECEPGTLTEPKLSAIRDLGVTRLSLGVEHFDDAILELNGRAHRSPEIFRAYDFARSIGFPQINIDLIAGMLGDTDAKWRDAVERTVALDPDSVTIYQMELPFNTTISSDRLHGGGQFSETVADWATKRRWVDEAFAALERAGYTVGSAYTAVKDPGRTTFVYRDRLWQGADLAGLGVASFGHVNGVHMQNLDSWGPYVAAINEGRLPLNRAYRPTDEERLIRELVLQLKLGSIRPGYFHEKYGVDIHDRFTAPLASLESDGYLTESSAERVRLSRDGLLRVDSLLPRFFLPAHTDIRYT is encoded by the coding sequence ATGAGCACGGCAACCGAGACGGAGGTTGGCAGCTACTTCGTCGCCAACTACCCGCCATTCTCCGTCTGGACGGACGGCGCGGTGGCGGACGCGGCGCTGCCGGCGCTTGCCTCACCGTCCGCGGACGTGCCGCTGGGGCTGTACCTCCACATCCCGTTCTGCCGGAAACGCTGCCACTTCTGCTACTTCCGGGTCTATACGAACAAGAACGCCGGCGAAGTGCAGGCGTACCTCGACGTCCTGGGACGCGAGTGGGAACTCTATGCGGAGCAGCCCGCGATCGCCGGGCGCCCGCTCGACTTCGTCTACTTCGGGGGCGGGACCCCGTCGTTTCTTTCCGTCCGGCAGTTGACCGGCCTCGTCGAGCGCCTGTCCGCCGTCACCCCCTGGTCGGACGCGAACGAGATCACGTTCGAGTGCGAACCGGGAACCCTGACCGAACCGAAGCTCTCCGCGATCCGCGATCTCGGCGTGACCCGCCTCAGCCTGGGAGTCGAGCACTTCGACGACGCGATCCTCGAGCTGAATGGCCGCGCGCACCGTTCACCGGAGATCTTCCGCGCCTACGACTTCGCCCGGTCTATCGGGTTCCCGCAGATCAACATCGACCTGATCGCCGGCATGCTCGGCGATACCGACGCCAAGTGGCGGGACGCGGTGGAGCGGACGGTGGCGCTCGATCCCGACAGCGTCACCATCTACCAGATGGAGCTGCCCTTCAACACCACGATCAGCAGCGACCGGCTGCACGGCGGCGGCCAGTTCTCGGAGACCGTGGCCGACTGGGCGACGAAGCGGCGCTGGGTCGACGAGGCGTTCGCCGCGCTGGAACGGGCCGGCTACACGGTGGGCAGCGCCTATACCGCGGTCAAGGACCCGGGCCGCACTACGTTCGTCTACCGCGACCGGCTGTGGCAGGGCGCCGACCTGGCGGGCCTGGGCGTCGCGTCGTTCGGGCACGTGAACGGCGTTCACATGCAGAATCTCGACAGTTGGGGGCCGTACGTCGCCGCCATCAACGAGGGACGGCTCCCCCTCAACCGGGCCTACCGGCCGACCGACGAGGAGCGGCTGATCCGCGAGCTGGTGCTGCAACTGAAGCTGGGGTCGATCCGCCCCGGCTACTTCCACGAGAAGTACGGGGTGGACATCCACGACCGTTTCACCGCGCCGCTCGCGTCGCTCGAGTCGGACGGCTATCTCACGGAATCGTCGGCCGAACGGGTCCGGCTGTCGCGCGACGGCCTGCTGCGCGTCGACAGCCTGCTCCCCCGCTTCTTCCTGCCGGCGCACACCGACATCCGGTACACCTGA
- a CDS encoding iron-containing alcohol dehydrogenase, producing MTPFEFRLPTRLFFGAGSIARLGEVARELGFARPLLVSDHGLEEAGHVDRAMALLRAADIDVTVFDDFDVNPDTDMVARGVRFARELGPDSVIGLGGGSSLDCAKGINLLLTNGGAMVDYKGYGKASRPLLPMIAVPTTAGTGSEAQSYAVIADADTHMKMACGDPKLFFTAAILDPELTLSQPAPVTAAAGFDAIAHATETAVTTRRTAVSELFSREAFRLLEGNYERVLTSPDDLGARSAMQLGAFYAGVAIEQSMLGAAHACANPLTARYGLTHGVALAILLPHVVRWNAQANGDLYGGLCDASAGGNGAGNYLATRLVEIGRTGGFPPDLRTAGVTEADLAALAEAAGQQWTGTFNPRPFGAREALEVYRCAY from the coding sequence ATGACACCCTTCGAGTTCCGGTTGCCGACCCGCCTGTTCTTCGGCGCGGGGTCGATCGCCCGCCTGGGCGAAGTGGCGCGCGAGCTGGGGTTTGCGCGGCCGCTGCTGGTGTCGGACCACGGACTGGAGGAAGCGGGCCACGTCGACCGGGCGATGGCGCTGCTGCGCGCGGCGGACATCGACGTGACGGTGTTTGATGACTTCGATGTAAATCCCGACACCGACATGGTGGCGCGCGGCGTGCGCTTCGCCCGGGAGCTGGGCCCGGACTCGGTCATCGGCCTCGGCGGCGGCAGCTCGCTCGACTGCGCGAAGGGGATCAACCTGCTGCTGACGAACGGCGGCGCGATGGTCGACTACAAGGGCTACGGCAAGGCGAGCCGCCCCCTGCTGCCGATGATTGCCGTGCCGACCACCGCGGGCACCGGGTCGGAGGCGCAGAGCTACGCGGTAATCGCCGACGCGGACACCCACATGAAGATGGCGTGCGGCGATCCGAAGCTGTTCTTCACGGCGGCGATCCTGGATCCGGAGCTGACCCTGTCGCAGCCGGCCCCGGTGACGGCGGCGGCGGGATTCGACGCGATCGCGCACGCCACCGAGACCGCCGTGACCACGCGCCGGACCGCGGTCTCCGAGCTCTTCTCGCGCGAGGCGTTCCGGCTGCTGGAGGGGAACTACGAGCGGGTGCTGACCTCTCCCGACGATCTCGGGGCGCGGAGCGCGATGCAGCTCGGCGCGTTCTACGCCGGCGTGGCCATCGAGCAGTCGATGCTCGGGGCGGCGCATGCCTGCGCGAACCCCCTGACGGCGCGCTACGGCCTCACGCATGGCGTCGCGCTCGCCATCCTGCTGCCTCACGTCGTGCGGTGGAACGCGCAGGCGAACGGCGACCTGTACGGCGGGCTCTGCGACGCGTCCGCCGGCGGCAACGGGGCCGGCAACTACCTGGCCACCCGACTCGTCGAAATAGGAAGGACGGGAGGTTTCCCGCCCGACCTGCGGACGGCCGGCGTGACGGAAGCGGACCTGGCGGCTCTGGCGGAGGCGGCGGGCCAGCAGTGGACGGGAACGTTCAACCCGAGGCCGTTCGGCGCGCGCGAAGCGCTGGAGGTGTACCGATGCGCGTACTGA
- a CDS encoding NAD(P)/FAD-dependent oxidoreductase, producing the protein MAGTHDTDVVVIGGGPAGATAATVLAQHGRRVTLVERETFPRYHIGESLMPYTWFTFERLGVLDWFEQAACPKKYSVQFVSTSGQVSQPFYFFETIKHPCATTWQVLRSDFDRMLLDNARATGVDVRQGATVRELLMDGSRASGVRTVSADGAHEKIHAGAVIDASGRDTFVASKLGWKRRDPDLAKIAIFSYYRGARRDPGLDEGATTVAYIPEKGWFWYIPLPDDVVSVGVVAEADYLYRETRDPETIFEREAAACRWIDDHLQPGTRVEPVRVTGEFSYRADRIGGDGFCLAGDAFSFLDPVFSTGVFLALKSGEMAADAIHAGLDSPAGVTAETFAGYERDMRWALDQFRQLVLSFYNQAFSFRDFIRVHPELHPRLVDALVGNVFADLEPLFNALQEFSARTSRGLQSAP; encoded by the coding sequence ATGGCCGGCACGCACGATACCGACGTCGTCGTCATCGGCGGCGGCCCGGCCGGCGCGACTGCCGCCACCGTGCTCGCGCAGCACGGCCGGCGCGTGACGCTCGTCGAGCGCGAGACCTTCCCGCGCTACCACATCGGCGAGTCCCTCATGCCGTACACGTGGTTCACCTTCGAACGGCTCGGCGTTCTCGACTGGTTCGAGCAGGCCGCGTGCCCGAAGAAGTACAGCGTGCAGTTCGTCTCGACGAGCGGTCAGGTATCCCAGCCGTTCTACTTCTTCGAGACCATCAAGCACCCCTGCGCGACGACGTGGCAGGTGCTCCGGAGCGATTTCGACCGCATGCTGCTCGACAACGCACGCGCGACGGGAGTCGACGTCCGCCAGGGCGCGACGGTGCGCGAGCTGTTGATGGACGGCTCGCGCGCCAGCGGCGTCCGGACGGTGTCCGCGGACGGCGCGCACGAGAAGATCCACGCCGGCGCCGTGATCGACGCCTCGGGGCGCGACACGTTCGTCGCCTCCAAGCTCGGCTGGAAGCGGCGCGATCCGGATCTCGCGAAGATCGCGATCTTCAGCTACTACCGCGGCGCCAGGCGCGACCCGGGCCTCGACGAAGGCGCCACCACGGTTGCCTACATCCCGGAGAAGGGGTGGTTCTGGTACATCCCGCTGCCGGACGACGTCGTCAGCGTCGGCGTCGTCGCGGAAGCCGACTACCTGTACCGCGAGACGCGCGACCCGGAGACGATCTTCGAGCGCGAGGCGGCGGCCTGCCGCTGGATCGACGACCACCTGCAGCCGGGCACGCGGGTGGAGCCGGTCCGGGTCACCGGCGAATTCAGCTATCGCGCCGACCGCATCGGCGGCGACGGCTTCTGCCTGGCGGGCGATGCGTTCTCCTTTCTCGACCCGGTCTTCTCCACCGGCGTCTTCCTCGCCCTGAAGAGCGGCGAGATGGCGGCCGATGCGATCCACGCTGGCCTCGACTCGCCGGCCGGCGTGACCGCCGAGACGTTCGCCGGCTACGAGCGCGACATGCGGTGGGCGCTGGATCAATTCCGGCAACTGGTGCTGTCCTTCTACAACCAGGCGTTCAGCTTCCGGGACTTCATCCGCGTCCATCCGGAACTGCATCCCCGCCTCGTCGACGCCCTCGTCGGCAACGTCTTCGCCGACCTCGAGCCGCTGTTCAACGCGCTGCAGGAGTTTTCCGCCCGAACGTCGCGGGGGCTACAATCGGCACCTTGA
- a CDS encoding phenylacetate--CoA ligase, which translates to MTEARNAAPSDVEPGASATRDECRSREAIAAAQEARLQALLRAIRGRNAFYDRKFTGAGINVDTVLGDGGLTALPFTTKEELVADQASNPPWGTALTEPLERYARYNQTSSTTGEPLRWLDTPESWQWMLDCWKAVYRAAGVTSRDRILFPFSFGPFLGFWTGFDAAVQIGAHAIPAGGMTSKQRIGLIRALAPTVVCCTPTYALRLLDVSLETDDGPSLAENPIRLIIVAGEPGGSIPATRQRIERGWEARVIDHHGMTEVGPVSFECRESPGSLHINEREFIAEVIHPESGRPVPDGKQGELVLTNLGRTASPVIRYRTRDLAIRTSTPCVCGRTFARLEGGIAARTDDMVSVRGVNVYPSAIETVVRAIDDVVEYRCTVRPWRARHKIALEVEVAPGADKGSAIAAAASRLREATGLAIPVTAVHAGSLPRFDMKARRFVVERSEVKQ; encoded by the coding sequence GTGACGGAAGCAAGGAACGCCGCACCTTCCGACGTCGAGCCTGGCGCCAGCGCAACACGGGACGAGTGCCGTTCGCGCGAGGCCATCGCCGCCGCGCAGGAAGCACGGCTGCAGGCCCTGCTTCGGGCGATTCGTGGACGAAACGCGTTCTACGACAGGAAGTTCACCGGAGCCGGCATCAACGTCGATACGGTGCTGGGCGACGGCGGCCTCACCGCGCTCCCGTTCACCACGAAGGAAGAACTGGTCGCCGATCAGGCGTCGAACCCGCCGTGGGGCACGGCGTTGACCGAGCCCCTGGAGCGCTACGCGCGCTACAACCAGACGTCGTCGACCACGGGCGAGCCGTTGCGCTGGCTCGACACCCCGGAAAGCTGGCAGTGGATGCTCGACTGCTGGAAGGCGGTCTACCGCGCGGCGGGCGTGACCAGCCGGGATCGCATTCTCTTCCCCTTTTCGTTCGGCCCGTTCCTCGGCTTCTGGACCGGCTTCGACGCCGCCGTCCAGATCGGCGCCCACGCGATTCCGGCCGGCGGCATGACGAGCAAACAGCGGATCGGCTTGATCCGGGCGCTGGCGCCGACCGTCGTCTGCTGCACGCCGACCTACGCGTTGCGGTTGCTCGACGTCAGCCTGGAGACGGACGACGGGCCGTCGCTCGCGGAGAACCCGATCCGCCTGATCATCGTCGCCGGCGAGCCGGGCGGCAGCATCCCGGCGACGCGGCAACGGATTGAACGCGGCTGGGAAGCGCGCGTGATCGATCACCACGGCATGACGGAGGTGGGGCCGGTCAGCTTCGAGTGCCGCGAGTCGCCGGGCTCGCTGCACATCAACGAACGGGAGTTCATCGCCGAAGTGATCCACCCGGAGAGCGGCCGCCCGGTCCCGGACGGGAAACAGGGCGAACTGGTGCTGACTAACCTCGGGCGCACGGCGAGCCCGGTCATCCGGTACCGGACGCGCGACCTGGCGATCCGTACCTCGACGCCCTGCGTTTGCGGCCGGACCTTCGCGCGGCTCGAGGGCGGCATCGCCGCGCGGACCGACGACATGGTGAGTGTCCGCGGCGTCAATGTCTATCCCTCCGCCATCGAGACGGTGGTGCGGGCGATTGACGACGTTGTGGAGTACCGCTGCACGGTCCGGCCGTGGCGGGCACGCCACAAGATCGCGCTGGAGGTGGAGGTGGCGCCCGGCGCCGACAAGGGCAGCGCGATCGCGGCGGCCGCCTCGCGACTGCGCGAAGCGACGGGTCTGGCGATTCCGGTTACCGCCGTGCACGCCGGATCGCTTCCGCGTTTCGACATGAAGGCGCGGCGTTTTGTTGTCGAACGGAGTGAGGTCAAGCAATGA
- a CDS encoding DUF1778 domain-containing protein — protein MLSVHDPYATLVVEEPFVPTSPTTRDDRIELRATREEKRILAAAATYERLDLTTFVMRTALPVAEDVVARHERLRLSARDSARVLELLEHPAEPTAALRAAARRVRRNRE, from the coding sequence ATGCTGTCCGTACACGATCCGTACGCTACACTAGTCGTCGAGGAGCCGTTCGTGCCGACATCTCCGACGACCCGAGACGACCGCATCGAGCTTCGCGCAACCCGCGAAGAGAAGCGAATTCTCGCGGCGGCCGCCACCTACGAGCGCCTCGACCTGACCACATTCGTCATGCGGACGGCGCTGCCGGTCGCTGAGGACGTCGTCGCGCGCCATGAGCGTCTGCGTCTGAGCGCCCGTGACAGCGCCCGCGTTCTGGAGCTGCTGGAGCATCCGGCGGAGCCCACGGCGGCGTTGCGCGCCGCGGCCAGGCGGGTGCGGCGGAATCGGGAGTGA
- a CDS encoding PQQ-binding-like beta-propeller repeat protein: MRVLTRSLIVVLCATIAIAVGVGGGPMVAQTVSPADTWGQFRGGPSLTGVSAATVPDDLELLWTFEAGESIDSSAAIADGTVYVGAYTGELIALDLDTGDVRWRYKASERMGIGESSPAVGNGRVFIGDLAGLLHAVDAATGEALWTYATQGEIKSSPVLVGDRVLIGSYDGYLYGLDAATGELAWQVETQNYVHATPAVIDGVAYFGGCDEVFHGVRVSDGEKVVSLPAGAYTAASSAVRDGRAYFGTFDNEVISLDLSTHEILWRYEHPERHFPFYSSALNVDGTVVIGGRDRMVHAIDDATGEARWTFMTRARVDSSPAAAGDRVYIGSGDGRFYVLDLATGEKLWEFDTGAPLSASPAIAEGKVVIGSQDGVLYCFG; the protein is encoded by the coding sequence ATGCGCGTACTGACTCGCTCGCTGATCGTCGTGCTTTGCGCCACCATCGCCATCGCCGTCGGCGTCGGCGGCGGGCCGATGGTCGCGCAGACGGTGTCCCCCGCCGATACCTGGGGGCAGTTCCGCGGCGGCCCGAGCCTCACCGGCGTGTCGGCCGCGACGGTGCCCGACGACCTGGAGCTGCTCTGGACCTTCGAAGCAGGGGAATCGATCGATTCGTCCGCCGCCATCGCCGACGGCACGGTCTACGTCGGCGCATACACCGGCGAGCTGATCGCGCTGGACCTGGACACCGGCGACGTTCGCTGGCGCTACAAGGCGAGCGAGCGGATGGGGATCGGCGAGTCCTCGCCCGCGGTGGGAAACGGGCGCGTCTTCATCGGCGACCTGGCCGGCTTGCTGCACGCAGTCGACGCGGCCACCGGCGAGGCGCTGTGGACCTACGCGACGCAGGGCGAGATCAAGTCGTCGCCGGTCCTCGTCGGCGACCGCGTGCTGATCGGTTCGTACGACGGCTACCTCTACGGCCTCGACGCGGCAACCGGCGAACTCGCCTGGCAGGTGGAAACGCAGAACTACGTCCATGCGACGCCCGCCGTGATCGACGGCGTCGCCTACTTCGGCGGCTGCGACGAGGTGTTCCATGGGGTCCGGGTGTCGGACGGCGAGAAGGTGGTCAGCCTTCCCGCCGGCGCCTACACCGCCGCATCGTCCGCGGTCCGGGACGGGCGCGCCTACTTCGGAACGTTCGACAACGAGGTGATCAGCCTCGATCTGTCGACGCACGAGATCCTCTGGCGCTACGAACATCCGGAACGCCATTTTCCGTTCTACTCGTCGGCCCTCAACGTCGACGGAACCGTCGTTATCGGCGGCCGCGACCGCATGGTGCATGCGATCGACGACGCGACGGGCGAAGCGCGCTGGACGTTCATGACCCGCGCGCGGGTCGACTCGTCTCCCGCCGCCGCCGGCGACCGCGTCTATATCGGCTCGGGCGACGGCCGTTTCTACGTCCTCGATCTCGCCACCGGCGAGAAACTCTGGGAGTTCGACACCGGCGCCCCGCTCTCCGCCTCACCCGCCATCGCCGAGGGCAAGGTGGTGATCGGATCCCAGGACGGCGTCCTCTACTGCTTCGGGTGA
- a CDS encoding GNAT family N-acetyltransferase, producing MGWREEALSRRHDRAQFDCGVPELNEYLRRYARQNHERGGAKTFVAVPPESPHTVIGYYTIAPGAIDFGKVPDHAKKGLGRYEVPVFRLGRLAVSLDRHGQGLGGELLVAAGERAIAVAEAVGGVALAIDAKDDRAAQWYERFGALRLLDHPLKLILPLATIAAALKATR from the coding sequence GTGGGTTGGCGCGAGGAAGCGCTGTCCCGCCGCCACGATCGGGCCCAGTTCGACTGTGGCGTCCCCGAGTTGAACGAGTACCTCCGGCGGTATGCCCGGCAAAATCACGAGCGCGGCGGCGCCAAGACGTTCGTAGCCGTCCCGCCCGAGTCGCCCCATACGGTCATCGGCTACTACACAATTGCCCCGGGAGCCATCGACTTCGGCAAGGTGCCAGACCACGCCAAGAAGGGGCTTGGCCGCTATGAGGTGCCGGTGTTCCGGCTCGGCAGGCTGGCCGTGTCGCTGGACAGGCACGGGCAGGGACTTGGCGGCGAGCTGCTCGTTGCCGCCGGCGAACGCGCGATCGCGGTGGCCGAGGCCGTCGGGGGCGTCGCGCTGGCGATTGACGCGAAGGATGACCGGGCGGCGCAGTGGTACGAGCGGTTTGGCGCGTTGCGTCTGCTGGACCACCCGCTGAAGCTCATCCTGCCACTGGCGACGATCGCGGCGGCGCTCAAGGCAACGCGATAG
- a CDS encoding TAXI family TRAP transporter solute-binding subunit, which translates to MSRSTIVFRRLVSVRRSFPFARIHLSARILGALLALLVPLAACGGGGGDGDAGDSSAPSRQFLSLGSAPAGGAFFVVGSALAEVVNETGASLGYNVTAEATSGSQENIRRLASGELDFALSNAAITYFAVRGSEGWDRAYSARSVMTLAPNVALFVTQADSGISTIDDLRDRRVTVGPAGAGFEYFVGPLLEAHGVTYDDFSPLNATQQAAVDMLTDGSADATFLGGAVPTASITQAAASMEITFIPFGDDEKQRLVDDYLFFRPATIPPETYRGQTEAFDGLDVGSMHLITSAEASDDLVYNVTRLLYENRELVVEKHAAGRAINPANVVRDTGTEFHPGAIRFYQEAGIWPQ; encoded by the coding sequence ATGAGCCGATCCACGATAGTTTTCAGGAGGCTGGTGTCCGTGCGCCGATCATTCCCTTTTGCCCGAATTCACCTTTCCGCCCGGATCCTGGGCGCGTTGCTTGCCCTGCTGGTTCCGCTCGCCGCGTGCGGCGGCGGCGGTGGCGACGGTGACGCCGGCGATTCGTCCGCGCCGTCCCGCCAGTTCCTCAGCCTGGGGTCCGCCCCGGCTGGCGGCGCCTTCTTCGTGGTCGGCAGCGCCCTGGCGGAGGTGGTGAACGAGACGGGCGCGTCGCTCGGCTACAACGTGACCGCCGAGGCGACCAGCGGATCGCAGGAGAACATCCGGCGGCTGGCCAGCGGCGAGCTCGACTTCGCGTTGTCGAACGCGGCGATCACCTACTTCGCCGTGCGCGGCAGCGAGGGCTGGGACCGCGCGTATTCGGCCCGGTCGGTAATGACCCTCGCACCGAACGTCGCGCTGTTCGTGACGCAGGCGGATTCCGGCATTTCCACCATCGACGATCTGCGCGACCGGCGCGTCACCGTGGGCCCGGCCGGGGCCGGGTTCGAGTACTTCGTGGGACCGCTGCTCGAGGCCCACGGCGTCACCTACGACGACTTCTCGCCGCTCAACGCGACGCAGCAGGCCGCCGTCGACATGCTGACCGACGGCTCCGCCGACGCGACCTTCCTGGGGGGAGCGGTGCCGACCGCGTCGATCACGCAGGCCGCCGCGTCGATGGAGATCACCTTCATCCCGTTCGGGGACGACGAGAAGCAGCGCCTGGTCGACGACTACCTCTTCTTCCGCCCGGCCACCATCCCGCCGGAGACCTACCGCGGCCAGACCGAGGCGTTCGACGGTCTCGACGTCGGCTCCATGCACCTCATCACGTCGGCCGAGGCTTCGGACGACCTCGTGTACAACGTCACGAGGCTGCTCTACGAGAACCGGGAGCTGGTCGTCGAGAAGCACGCGGCGGGCCGCGCCATCAACCCCGCCAACGTGGTGCGTGACACCGGGACGGAGTTCCATCCCGGCGCCATTCGCTTCTACCAGGAAGCCGGAATCTGGCCGCAGTAG
- a CDS encoding VOC family protein: MSINGLAHVMLGVTDLEASRAFYCGALGLAVQREAPGFLFLDTGAVTLCLSEPHATLSEHPGPTEVVLAVDHVRQAYDALRANGVEFMREPVNVTGTEWAANFRDPDGHLLSVFGPE; this comes from the coding sequence ATGAGCATCAACGGACTCGCCCACGTCATGCTGGGCGTCACCGACCTGGAAGCGTCCCGCGCGTTCTATTGCGGCGCGCTGGGCCTGGCCGTGCAGCGCGAGGCGCCCGGCTTCCTCTTTCTCGACACCGGCGCGGTAACGCTGTGCCTGAGCGAGCCGCACGCGACGCTCTCCGAACATCCAGGTCCCACCGAGGTCGTTCTCGCCGTCGATCACGTCCGGCAGGCCTACGACGCGCTCCGGGCGAACGGGGTGGAGTTCATGCGGGAGCCCGTCAACGTGACCGGCACGGAGTGGGCGGCGAATTTCCGCGATCCGGATGGCCATCTGCTCTCGGTCTTCGGCCCGGAGTAG
- a CDS encoding acyl-CoA thioesterase: MGAGSIPATGAVLLQPGVQLPGLHPRPSGTASPPRRRPRRQRLRRPRAAVQRAAGVFRPNVAGATIGTLTGPRTNTTSEHRLRRRVQWHETDAAGIVHFSCFFHYMEEAEHALWRAAGLSIAAPDAAVGFPRVAATFDFRRPLRFEDEFDVHIRIVELGARSIRYAAEITKGGESLATGSLTIACVAREPGRPLRSTPIPAEIAERFAVADSGVEG; this comes from the coding sequence GTGGGCGCTGGATCAATTCCGGCAACTGGTGCTGTCCTTCTACAACCAGGCGTTCAGCTTCCGGGACTTCATCCGCGTCCATCCGGAACTGCATCCCCGCCTCGTCGACGCCCTCGTCGGCAACGTCTTCGCCGACCTCGAGCCGCTGTTCAACGCGCTGCAGGAGTTTTCCGCCCGAACGTCGCGGGGGCTACAATCGGCACCTTGACAGGGCCGAGAACCAACACGACGAGCGAGCATCGTCTCCGGCGGCGCGTGCAATGGCACGAGACCGACGCCGCCGGCATCGTCCATTTCTCCTGCTTCTTCCACTACATGGAAGAGGCGGAGCACGCCCTCTGGCGCGCCGCGGGCCTGAGCATCGCGGCGCCGGACGCCGCGGTGGGCTTCCCGCGGGTAGCCGCCACGTTCGATTTCCGGCGTCCGCTCCGCTTCGAGGACGAGTTCGACGTTCACATCCGGATCGTGGAGCTGGGCGCGCGCTCCATACGCTACGCCGCCGAGATCACGAAGGGCGGAGAGAGCCTGGCGACCGGGTCGCTCACGATCGCGTGCGTCGCCAGGGAACCGGGCCGGCCGCTCCGATCGACCCCCATTCCGGCCGAAATCGCCGAGCGGTTCGCGGTGGCGGACTCCGGGGTGGAAGGGTGA